From the genome of Neomonachus schauinslandi chromosome 5, ASM220157v2, whole genome shotgun sequence, one region includes:
- the LOC110578127 gene encoding chronophin, whose protein sequence is MARCERLRGAALRDVLGRTQGILFDCDGVLWNGERAVPGAPELLERLARAGKAALFVSNNSRRARPELALRFARLGFGGLRAEQVFSSALCAARLLRQRLTGPPGAPGAVFVLGGEGLRAELRAAGLHLAGDPGEDPGAAPRVRAVLVGYDEHFSFAKLSEACAHLRDPDCLLVATDRDPWHPLSDGSRTPGTGSLAAAVETASGRQALVVGKPSPYMFECITEHFSVDPARTLMVGDRLETDILFGHRCGMTTLLTLTGVSRLEEAQAYLASGQLDLVPHYYVESIADLMEGLED, encoded by the exons ATGGCGCGCTGCGAGCGGCTGCGCGGCGCGGCCCTGCGCGACGTGCTGGGCCGGACGCAGGGGATCCTGTTCGACTGCGACGGGGTGCTGTGGAACGGCGAGCGCGCCGTGCCGGGCGCCCCTGAGCTGTTGGAGCGGCTGGCGCGGGCCGGCAAGGCGGCGCTGTTCGTGAGCAACAACAGCCGGCGCGCGCGGCCCGAGCTGGCTCTGCGCTTCGCGCGCCTCGGCTTCGGGGGGCTGCGCGCCGAGCAGGTCTTCAGCTCCGCGCTGTGCGCCGCGCGCTTGCTACGCCAGCGCCTGACCGGGCCGCCGGGCGCGCCGGGCGCCGTGTTCGTGCTGGGCGGCGAGGGGCTCCGCGCCGAGCTGCGCGCCGCGGGGCTGCATCTGGCGGGGGACCCCGGCGAGGACCCGGGCGCGGCCCCGCGCGTGCGCGCCGTGCTCGTGGGCTACGACGAGCACTTCTCCTTCGCCAAGCTGAGCGAGGCGTGCGCGCACCTGCGCGACCCCGACTGCCTCCTCGTGGCCACCGACCGCGACCCGTGGCACCCGCTCAGCGATGGCAGCCGGACCCCCG GCACCGGGAGCCTGGCTGCTGCCGTGGAGACAGCCTCTGGCCGCCAGGCCCTGGTGGTGGGCAAGCCCAGCCCTTACATGTTCGAGTGTATCACCGAGCACTTCAGCGTGGACCCCGCCCGCACGCTCATGGTGGGCGACCGCCTGGAGACCGACATCCTCTTCGGCCACCGCTGTGGCATGACCACCCTGCTCACGCTCACAGGCGTCTCCCGCCTGGAGGAGGCCCAGGCCTACCTGGCATCTGGCCAGCTCGACCTCGTGCCCCATTACTATGTGGAGAGCATCGCGGACTTGATGGAGGGGTTGGAGGACTGA
- the SH3BP1 gene encoding SH3 domain-binding protein 1 isoform X3: MMKRQLHRMRQLAQTGSLGRTPETAEFLGEDLQQVEQRLEPAKRAAHNVHKRLQACLQGQSGADMDKRVKKLPLMALSTTMAESFKELDPDSSMGKALEMSCAIQNQLARILAEFEMTLERDVLQPLSRLSEEDLPAILKHKKSLQKLVSDWNTLKSRLTQAAKNSGCGQGLGGGAGGYSHTATATKVETLKEEEEELKRKVEQCKDEYLADLYHFATKEDTYANYFIHLMEIQADYHRKSLSSLDTALAELRENHSQADPSPSMTAAPFFGVYGVSLATHLQDLGRDIALPIEACVMMLLSEGMKEEGLFRLAAGASVLKRLKQTMASDPCSLQEFCSDPHAVAGALKSYLRELPEPLMTFDLYDDWMRAASLKEPGARLEALQQVCSRLPQENLSNLRYLMKFLARLAEEQEVNKMTPSNIAIVLGPNLLWPPEKEGDQAQLDAASVSSIQVVGVVEALIQNADTLFPGDINFNVSGLFSAPGPQDKVSNRPAAEELPAIAVAASAPAPAPAPASAATKERAESEVSPRPGSPKVSGSPSEAATPAEDMARRSKLAGPRGAAGRKEGLACSYRTVIFLLPTDCFVRLVNKLFWTKLEQLPQL; encoded by the exons ATGATGAAGAGGCAGCTGCATCGCATGCGGCAGCTGGCCCAGACGGGCAGCTTGGGACG cacCCCGGAGACTGCCGAGTTCCTGGGGGAGGACCTGCAGCAG GTGGAGCAGCGGTTGGAGCCGGCCAAGCGAGCAGCCCACAATGTCCACAAACGGCTGCAGGCCTGTCTGCAGGGCCAGAGTGGGGCGGACATGGACAAGCGGGTG AAGAAGCTTCCCCTCATGGCTCTGTCCACCACGATGGCCGAGAGCTTCAAGGAGCTGGACCCCGATTCCAGCATGGG GAAGGCCTTAGAGATGAGCTGCGCCATTCAGAACCAGCTGGCCCGCATTCTGGCCGAGTTTGAGATGACTCTGGAGAGGGATGTCCTGCAGCCGCTCAGCAGGCTGAGTGAG GAGGACCTGCCCGCCATCCTCAAGCACAAGAAGAGCCTGCAGAAGCTGGTGTCCGACTGGAACACCCTAAAGAGCAG GCTCACTCAGGCAGCTAAGAACTCAGGCTGCGGTCAGGGCCTGGGCGGTGGTGCCGGCGGTTACAGCCATACGGCCACCGCCACCAAGGTGGAGAcgctgaaggaggaggaggaggagctaaAGAGGAAGGTGGAGCAGTGCAAG GACGAGTACTTGGCCGATCTATACCACTTTGCCACCAAGGAGGACACATATGCCAACTACTTCATCCAC CTCATGGAGATTCAAGCTGACTACCATCGCAAGTCTCTGAGCTCGCTGGACACAGCCCTGGCTGAGCTGAGGGAGAACCATAGCCAAGCAG ACCCCTCCCCCTCGATGACGGCCGCCCCCTTCTTCGGGGTGTATGGGGTGTCACTGGCAACCCACCTGCAAGACCTGGGCCGGGACATCGCCCTGCCCATTGAGGCCTGCGTCATGATGCTGCTTTCTGAGGGCATGAAGGAAGAG GGCCTCTTCCGTCTGGCGGCCGGAGCCTCGGTGCTGAAGCGCCTCAAGCAGACCATGGCCTCAGACCCCTGCAGCCTGCAGGAGTTCTGCTCCGACCCCCACGCCGTGGCAG GTGCCCTCAAGTCCTATCTGCGGGAGCTGCCAGAGCCCCTGATGACCTTTGACCTCTATGACGATTGGATGAGGGCAGCCAG ccTGAAGGAGCCAGGGGCCCGGCTGGAGGCCCTCCAACAGGTGTGCAGCCGCCTGCCCCAGGAGAACCTCAGCAACCTCAG GTACCTGATGAAGTTCCTGGCACGGCTGGCTGAGGAGCAGGAGGTGAATAAGATGACGCCCAGCAACATCGCCATCGTCCTGGGGCCCAACCTGCTGTGGCCCCCCGAGAAAGAAGG GGACCAGGCCCAGCTGGATgcagcctcagtgtcctccaTCCAGGTAGTAGGCGTGGTTGAGGCTCTGATACAGAACGCCGACACCCTCTTCCCTGGAG ACATCAATTTCAACGTGTCAGGCCTGTTCTCAGCCCCTGGCCCCCAGGACAAGGTCAGCAACAGGCCAGCTGCTGAGGAGCTTCCAGCGATTGCTGTGGCTGCCTCAGCTCCAGCCCCGGCTCCAGCCCCGGCCTCAGCAGCTACCAAGGAAAG GGCAGAGTCCGAGGTGTCCCCCAGACCAGGCTCCCCCAAGGTCAGTGGGAGTCCCTCGGAGGCAGCCACTCCAGCGGAGGACATGGCTCGGAGAAGTAAGTTGgcg GGTCCCCGGGGAGCCGCCGGAAGGAAGGAGGGGCTTGCCTGCTCCTACAGgactgttatttttctcttgccaACAGATTGTTTTGTAAGGCtggtaaataaattattttggacAAAACTAGAGCAGCTGCCCCAATTATag
- the SH3BP1 gene encoding SH3 domain-binding protein 1 isoform X1, whose translation MMKRQLHRMRQLAQTGSLGRTPETAEFLGEDLQQVEQRLEPAKRAAHNVHKRLQACLQGQSGADMDKRVKKLPLMALSTTMAESFKELDPDSSMGKALEMSCAIQNQLARILAEFEMTLERDVLQPLSRLSEEDLPAILKHKKSLQKLVSDWNTLKSRLTQAAKNSGCGQGLGGGAGGYSHTATATKVETLKEEEEELKRKVEQCKDEYLADLYHFATKEDTYANYFIHLMEIQADYHRKSLSSLDTALAELRENHSQADPSPSMTAAPFFGVYGVSLATHLQDLGRDIALPIEACVMMLLSEGMKEEGLFRLAAGASVLKRLKQTMASDPCSLQEFCSDPHAVAGALKSYLRELPEPLMTFDLYDDWMRAASLKEPGARLEALQQVCSRLPQENLSNLRYLMKFLARLAEEQEVNKMTPSNIAIVLGPNLLWPPEKEGDQAQLDAASVSSIQVVGVVEALIQNADTLFPGDINFNVSGLFSAPGPQDKVSNRPAAEELPAIAVAASAPAPAPAPASAATKERAESEVSPRPGSPKVSGSPSEAATPAEDMARRTKRPAPARPTMPPPQVSSTRSSPPGPLLPPGSSSPVIPQALPRRLVGSNLRAPTVPPPLPPNPPQPARRQSRRSPASPSPASPGPASPSPALSIPAQVDLGAAPEEGGAPEAVGGASTPPAIPPQPRPRSLASETD comes from the exons ATGATGAAGAGGCAGCTGCATCGCATGCGGCAGCTGGCCCAGACGGGCAGCTTGGGACG cacCCCGGAGACTGCCGAGTTCCTGGGGGAGGACCTGCAGCAG GTGGAGCAGCGGTTGGAGCCGGCCAAGCGAGCAGCCCACAATGTCCACAAACGGCTGCAGGCCTGTCTGCAGGGCCAGAGTGGGGCGGACATGGACAAGCGGGTG AAGAAGCTTCCCCTCATGGCTCTGTCCACCACGATGGCCGAGAGCTTCAAGGAGCTGGACCCCGATTCCAGCATGGG GAAGGCCTTAGAGATGAGCTGCGCCATTCAGAACCAGCTGGCCCGCATTCTGGCCGAGTTTGAGATGACTCTGGAGAGGGATGTCCTGCAGCCGCTCAGCAGGCTGAGTGAG GAGGACCTGCCCGCCATCCTCAAGCACAAGAAGAGCCTGCAGAAGCTGGTGTCCGACTGGAACACCCTAAAGAGCAG GCTCACTCAGGCAGCTAAGAACTCAGGCTGCGGTCAGGGCCTGGGCGGTGGTGCCGGCGGTTACAGCCATACGGCCACCGCCACCAAGGTGGAGAcgctgaaggaggaggaggaggagctaaAGAGGAAGGTGGAGCAGTGCAAG GACGAGTACTTGGCCGATCTATACCACTTTGCCACCAAGGAGGACACATATGCCAACTACTTCATCCAC CTCATGGAGATTCAAGCTGACTACCATCGCAAGTCTCTGAGCTCGCTGGACACAGCCCTGGCTGAGCTGAGGGAGAACCATAGCCAAGCAG ACCCCTCCCCCTCGATGACGGCCGCCCCCTTCTTCGGGGTGTATGGGGTGTCACTGGCAACCCACCTGCAAGACCTGGGCCGGGACATCGCCCTGCCCATTGAGGCCTGCGTCATGATGCTGCTTTCTGAGGGCATGAAGGAAGAG GGCCTCTTCCGTCTGGCGGCCGGAGCCTCGGTGCTGAAGCGCCTCAAGCAGACCATGGCCTCAGACCCCTGCAGCCTGCAGGAGTTCTGCTCCGACCCCCACGCCGTGGCAG GTGCCCTCAAGTCCTATCTGCGGGAGCTGCCAGAGCCCCTGATGACCTTTGACCTCTATGACGATTGGATGAGGGCAGCCAG ccTGAAGGAGCCAGGGGCCCGGCTGGAGGCCCTCCAACAGGTGTGCAGCCGCCTGCCCCAGGAGAACCTCAGCAACCTCAG GTACCTGATGAAGTTCCTGGCACGGCTGGCTGAGGAGCAGGAGGTGAATAAGATGACGCCCAGCAACATCGCCATCGTCCTGGGGCCCAACCTGCTGTGGCCCCCCGAGAAAGAAGG GGACCAGGCCCAGCTGGATgcagcctcagtgtcctccaTCCAGGTAGTAGGCGTGGTTGAGGCTCTGATACAGAACGCCGACACCCTCTTCCCTGGAG ACATCAATTTCAACGTGTCAGGCCTGTTCTCAGCCCCTGGCCCCCAGGACAAGGTCAGCAACAGGCCAGCTGCTGAGGAGCTTCCAGCGATTGCTGTGGCTGCCTCAGCTCCAGCCCCGGCTCCAGCCCCGGCCTCAGCAGCTACCAAGGAAAG GGCAGAGTCCGAGGTGTCCCCCAGACCAGGCTCCCCCAAGGTCAGTGGGAGTCCCTCGGAGGCAGCCACTCCAGCGGAGGACATGGCTCGGAGAA CCAAGCGCCCAGCGCCAGCCCGGCCCACCATGCCGCCCCCCCAGGTCTCCAGCACGCGCTCCTCCCCTCCAGgccctctcctgccccctggCTCTAGCAGCCCTGTGATCCCCCAGGCTCTGCCCCGCCGTCTGGTTGGCAGCAACCTCCGGGCCCCTACAGTGCCACCCCCATTGCCCCCCAATCCTCCCCAGCCCGCCCGGCGCCAGAGCCGGCGTTcaccagcctcccccagccccgcctccccagggccggcctcccccagccctgctctgagCATTCCTGCGCAGGTGGACCTGGGGGCGgccccagaggagggaggggccccTGAGGCTGTGGGCGGGGCCTCTACTCCCCCAGCCATCCCCCCTCAACCCCGGCCCAGGAGCCTTGCCTCAGAGACCGACTGA
- the SH3BP1 gene encoding SH3 domain-binding protein 1 isoform X2 has translation MMKRQLHRMRQLAQTGSLGRTPETAEFLGEDLQQKKLPLMALSTTMAESFKELDPDSSMGKALEMSCAIQNQLARILAEFEMTLERDVLQPLSRLSEEDLPAILKHKKSLQKLVSDWNTLKSRLTQAAKNSGCGQGLGGGAGGYSHTATATKVETLKEEEEELKRKVEQCKDEYLADLYHFATKEDTYANYFIHLMEIQADYHRKSLSSLDTALAELRENHSQADPSPSMTAAPFFGVYGVSLATHLQDLGRDIALPIEACVMMLLSEGMKEEGLFRLAAGASVLKRLKQTMASDPCSLQEFCSDPHAVAGALKSYLRELPEPLMTFDLYDDWMRAASLKEPGARLEALQQVCSRLPQENLSNLRYLMKFLARLAEEQEVNKMTPSNIAIVLGPNLLWPPEKEGDQAQLDAASVSSIQVVGVVEALIQNADTLFPGDINFNVSGLFSAPGPQDKVSNRPAAEELPAIAVAASAPAPAPAPASAATKERAESEVSPRPGSPKVSGSPSEAATPAEDMARRTKRPAPARPTMPPPQVSSTRSSPPGPLLPPGSSSPVIPQALPRRLVGSNLRAPTVPPPLPPNPPQPARRQSRRSPASPSPASPGPASPSPALSIPAQVDLGAAPEEGGAPEAVGGASTPPAIPPQPRPRSLASETD, from the exons ATGATGAAGAGGCAGCTGCATCGCATGCGGCAGCTGGCCCAGACGGGCAGCTTGGGACG cacCCCGGAGACTGCCGAGTTCCTGGGGGAGGACCTGCAGCAG AAGAAGCTTCCCCTCATGGCTCTGTCCACCACGATGGCCGAGAGCTTCAAGGAGCTGGACCCCGATTCCAGCATGGG GAAGGCCTTAGAGATGAGCTGCGCCATTCAGAACCAGCTGGCCCGCATTCTGGCCGAGTTTGAGATGACTCTGGAGAGGGATGTCCTGCAGCCGCTCAGCAGGCTGAGTGAG GAGGACCTGCCCGCCATCCTCAAGCACAAGAAGAGCCTGCAGAAGCTGGTGTCCGACTGGAACACCCTAAAGAGCAG GCTCACTCAGGCAGCTAAGAACTCAGGCTGCGGTCAGGGCCTGGGCGGTGGTGCCGGCGGTTACAGCCATACGGCCACCGCCACCAAGGTGGAGAcgctgaaggaggaggaggaggagctaaAGAGGAAGGTGGAGCAGTGCAAG GACGAGTACTTGGCCGATCTATACCACTTTGCCACCAAGGAGGACACATATGCCAACTACTTCATCCAC CTCATGGAGATTCAAGCTGACTACCATCGCAAGTCTCTGAGCTCGCTGGACACAGCCCTGGCTGAGCTGAGGGAGAACCATAGCCAAGCAG ACCCCTCCCCCTCGATGACGGCCGCCCCCTTCTTCGGGGTGTATGGGGTGTCACTGGCAACCCACCTGCAAGACCTGGGCCGGGACATCGCCCTGCCCATTGAGGCCTGCGTCATGATGCTGCTTTCTGAGGGCATGAAGGAAGAG GGCCTCTTCCGTCTGGCGGCCGGAGCCTCGGTGCTGAAGCGCCTCAAGCAGACCATGGCCTCAGACCCCTGCAGCCTGCAGGAGTTCTGCTCCGACCCCCACGCCGTGGCAG GTGCCCTCAAGTCCTATCTGCGGGAGCTGCCAGAGCCCCTGATGACCTTTGACCTCTATGACGATTGGATGAGGGCAGCCAG ccTGAAGGAGCCAGGGGCCCGGCTGGAGGCCCTCCAACAGGTGTGCAGCCGCCTGCCCCAGGAGAACCTCAGCAACCTCAG GTACCTGATGAAGTTCCTGGCACGGCTGGCTGAGGAGCAGGAGGTGAATAAGATGACGCCCAGCAACATCGCCATCGTCCTGGGGCCCAACCTGCTGTGGCCCCCCGAGAAAGAAGG GGACCAGGCCCAGCTGGATgcagcctcagtgtcctccaTCCAGGTAGTAGGCGTGGTTGAGGCTCTGATACAGAACGCCGACACCCTCTTCCCTGGAG ACATCAATTTCAACGTGTCAGGCCTGTTCTCAGCCCCTGGCCCCCAGGACAAGGTCAGCAACAGGCCAGCTGCTGAGGAGCTTCCAGCGATTGCTGTGGCTGCCTCAGCTCCAGCCCCGGCTCCAGCCCCGGCCTCAGCAGCTACCAAGGAAAG GGCAGAGTCCGAGGTGTCCCCCAGACCAGGCTCCCCCAAGGTCAGTGGGAGTCCCTCGGAGGCAGCCACTCCAGCGGAGGACATGGCTCGGAGAA CCAAGCGCCCAGCGCCAGCCCGGCCCACCATGCCGCCCCCCCAGGTCTCCAGCACGCGCTCCTCCCCTCCAGgccctctcctgccccctggCTCTAGCAGCCCTGTGATCCCCCAGGCTCTGCCCCGCCGTCTGGTTGGCAGCAACCTCCGGGCCCCTACAGTGCCACCCCCATTGCCCCCCAATCCTCCCCAGCCCGCCCGGCGCCAGAGCCGGCGTTcaccagcctcccccagccccgcctccccagggccggcctcccccagccctgctctgagCATTCCTGCGCAGGTGGACCTGGGGGCGgccccagaggagggaggggccccTGAGGCTGTGGGCGGGGCCTCTACTCCCCCAGCCATCCCCCCTCAACCCCGGCCCAGGAGCCTTGCCTCAGAGACCGACTGA
- the SH3BP1 gene encoding SH3 domain-binding protein 1 isoform X4 yields the protein MMKRQLHRMRQLAQTGSLGRTPETAEFLGEDLQQVEQRLEPAKRAAHNVHKRLQACLQGQSGADMDKRVKKLPLMALSTTMAESFKELDPDSSMGKALEMSCAIQNQLARILAEFEMTLERDVLQPLSRLSEEDLPAILKHKKSLQKLVSDWNTLKSRLTQAAKNSGCGQGLGGGAGGYSHTATATKVETLKEEEEELKRKVEQCKDEYLADLYHFATKEDTYANYFIHLMEIQADYHRKSLSSLDTALAELRENHSQADPSPSMTAAPFFGVYGVSLATHLQDLGRDIALPIEACVMMLLSEGMKEEGLFRLAAGASVLKRLKQTMASDPCSLQEFCSDPHAVAGALKSYLRELPEPLMTFDLYDDWMRAASLKEPGARLEALQQVCSRLPQENLSNLRYLMKFLARLAEEQEVNKMTPSNIAIVLGPNLLWPPEKEGDQAQLDAASVSSIQVVGVVEALIQNADTLFPGDINFNVSGLFSAPGPQDKVSSYQGKGRVRGVPQTRLPQGQWESLGGSHSSGGHGSENQAPSASPAHHAAPPGLQHALLPSRPSPAPWL from the exons ATGATGAAGAGGCAGCTGCATCGCATGCGGCAGCTGGCCCAGACGGGCAGCTTGGGACG cacCCCGGAGACTGCCGAGTTCCTGGGGGAGGACCTGCAGCAG GTGGAGCAGCGGTTGGAGCCGGCCAAGCGAGCAGCCCACAATGTCCACAAACGGCTGCAGGCCTGTCTGCAGGGCCAGAGTGGGGCGGACATGGACAAGCGGGTG AAGAAGCTTCCCCTCATGGCTCTGTCCACCACGATGGCCGAGAGCTTCAAGGAGCTGGACCCCGATTCCAGCATGGG GAAGGCCTTAGAGATGAGCTGCGCCATTCAGAACCAGCTGGCCCGCATTCTGGCCGAGTTTGAGATGACTCTGGAGAGGGATGTCCTGCAGCCGCTCAGCAGGCTGAGTGAG GAGGACCTGCCCGCCATCCTCAAGCACAAGAAGAGCCTGCAGAAGCTGGTGTCCGACTGGAACACCCTAAAGAGCAG GCTCACTCAGGCAGCTAAGAACTCAGGCTGCGGTCAGGGCCTGGGCGGTGGTGCCGGCGGTTACAGCCATACGGCCACCGCCACCAAGGTGGAGAcgctgaaggaggaggaggaggagctaaAGAGGAAGGTGGAGCAGTGCAAG GACGAGTACTTGGCCGATCTATACCACTTTGCCACCAAGGAGGACACATATGCCAACTACTTCATCCAC CTCATGGAGATTCAAGCTGACTACCATCGCAAGTCTCTGAGCTCGCTGGACACAGCCCTGGCTGAGCTGAGGGAGAACCATAGCCAAGCAG ACCCCTCCCCCTCGATGACGGCCGCCCCCTTCTTCGGGGTGTATGGGGTGTCACTGGCAACCCACCTGCAAGACCTGGGCCGGGACATCGCCCTGCCCATTGAGGCCTGCGTCATGATGCTGCTTTCTGAGGGCATGAAGGAAGAG GGCCTCTTCCGTCTGGCGGCCGGAGCCTCGGTGCTGAAGCGCCTCAAGCAGACCATGGCCTCAGACCCCTGCAGCCTGCAGGAGTTCTGCTCCGACCCCCACGCCGTGGCAG GTGCCCTCAAGTCCTATCTGCGGGAGCTGCCAGAGCCCCTGATGACCTTTGACCTCTATGACGATTGGATGAGGGCAGCCAG ccTGAAGGAGCCAGGGGCCCGGCTGGAGGCCCTCCAACAGGTGTGCAGCCGCCTGCCCCAGGAGAACCTCAGCAACCTCAG GTACCTGATGAAGTTCCTGGCACGGCTGGCTGAGGAGCAGGAGGTGAATAAGATGACGCCCAGCAACATCGCCATCGTCCTGGGGCCCAACCTGCTGTGGCCCCCCGAGAAAGAAGG GGACCAGGCCCAGCTGGATgcagcctcagtgtcctccaTCCAGGTAGTAGGCGTGGTTGAGGCTCTGATACAGAACGCCGACACCCTCTTCCCTGGAG ACATCAATTTCAACGTGTCAGGCCTGTTCTCAGCCCCTGGCCCCCAGGACAAGG TCAGCAGCTACCAAGGAAAG GGCAGAGTCCGAGGTGTCCCCCAGACCAGGCTCCCCCAAGGTCAGTGGGAGTCCCTCGGAGGCAGCCACTCCAGCGGAGGACATGGCTCGGAGAA CCAAGCGCCCAGCGCCAGCCCGGCCCACCATGCCGCCCCCCCAGGTCTCCAGCACGCGCTCCTCCCCTCCAGgccctctcctgccccctggCTCTAG